CATAACATAGCACAAACAAGAAGGAAATCAGTATTAACTGGGTGGCTGACATGCAGGCATTACCCTGCCAGCAGACATAATTGGCAGGGAATAAAACATgctataatattttaaatgaagGCAATTTTCATGAGGATTAAGTTGTTACCGGGGAAATTTGGACCAACCATGAACCCTGGAGCAGGACCAAAGAATGGAGGTCTAGCAAAAGGCCTGGGTCCCATACCCTGTGGCATGTTAATAGGTTCCCTAGGATTAAATGTCCGTTGATGATTCCAGCCAGGATTCAAATGTCCAGTTTCTTGCATGTTGGGCCTTCTATTAGAGAAGTTGGCAGGATATACATTGGAGTCTCCTCGTGGAGGAGGCTGCATATTTCTGCTAGCATCAATACCTTGAACTGGGGGACCAAAGGCATTCTTTGTTGTCTCAGAACCAGATTTTACCAGCTGAGGGTCAATGCCAGGAAAAGGTCCAGGGACAGGTTGGTAACCATACCCAGGAGCTGCCATGTGCTGTGGAGGAGGCACCATAGGATGAAAAACAGGTGGTGGAATCGGGGGTTGATAATAAGGTAAGGTAACAGGAAACTGGGGTCCAGCATTAGGGTAGCGCTTAGACCCTGACTTCTGATGACGTGCTGATGAATGTTTATGAGAAGCATTGGTGTTTCTGGGCCCATTTGGTTTTTGCTGACCAGCTGCTCCCTGCAAGACCAAAATCAATGCGAAGACATACTTAAATTGAGCTACACTAAGATAACAACTTAttcctttctttttatcttttttttccccttttgtcTTAAATGCTAGGATTAAAGACAGAGAAGTATAGAGACAGAGACAGCTAAATTACGAGGGGATTCACTAACAGAGAAATTACGTTCCATGTTACAATATTTCATCTGAGATTATGTTTCAATTCTTCCTGTTATTTGAAAACATTCCtacaataatatttttaacattggaAGAAGGGAAGGGAAATCGGAGGTAGATGTCGCAAAACACAGCTTACTatctgaaaattttttatttgcatAAATTGATCAAAGAATAGAAACCAGAAAAGTATTAGGCCATTTGTTCTCAACATACATTCTGGGAAATAAAAGCATTGCTTGTTCGATAaagaatctaaaataaaataaaaacttggtCTTTCATGTTGTCCATTTGAGATGAATTTTAGAAAAATCAACTCAAATTACACTGTATATTTTCAACTTTATCCAATTTTTACACTCTAAAAATTGATCGATCGCCTATTAAAGAAAAACACCCCAAAAAGAAAAGCAATGACTAACCTGTTCAATTGATGGAGCTGGAGCAGACCCATCAGCAACAAGCGAAGCATTGTCATGTGGATGTTGGGTCCCACCAAGGTCAGGCCAAGATTTGGTCCCCATAACAGGAGCATCAGCCACTTTCTGAGCATCAATCATCGGAGTCTTCCATGGTGACTTGACCTCCTTAGGATCATACCCTGCTTCATTCTCAGCCATCACCATAATCTCTCAACAGGCGCCAAAAAAAACTCAACAAATCAAAAACAATCCAGGGACCAAAACCCAGAGTTCTGATAGTGGTATTCGTGATAATGAAATAGGAGAAAGAAGTCGGGTATTGGAAGATCAGGGTTTTGATAGCTATTTAAGAGTGAACTATGGTGAGAGAGTGCGTGGAGGAGTTTGAGAATGATTTGGAGTTTGCAGAGAGAAGCCGAAGTTTGCAAAAGCGGGTACCAAGGAGGCAGCGTAAAGCCGTGTGTACTTGCGTTTGTTTCGCTTCTTTAACGCttcttttatttatatcaaataaAAGACCGATTGTACCTACAATTACTATCGAAGCGGGTTTCTGATTGTTTTGGATCTGTCATGTCAAAAACCCTAGGTTAGATATGTAATGTCAAAAACCCtagattatatttttatttttgaacttcTTAAATGGGCGGATTCAATGTTAGATCAGGTGCTTAATAAATTgccctaattaaaaaaaatgccaTGTTTTACTTTAATTAGAGTTTTATCGTAATCGTGATGGCTTAGTAAGTTGTGTACCCAAAAAAAAAAGCCTATTTATCTaactataaattatatatttaatgtgtatataaaataataataaattaacttaatttttaatataaaataagtaatgtaaataaaaatatactcaaaatttaaatagaaGCCTCAATTACTCAAAGGCAATCATGTTTAATAACAAATTCAAAATCATGCTTCcatatgttttaaaatatattttatcacaattaagaaaaataaatacacatacacaataaatttaattattttaactaaataaaaaaaacaaacacatatAATATTATCGATAATTAAAATCCTAAACAttgaaatgaattttaaattaaatgaggATGAAATTGAACTAGTTAAAACTTAATTAGTATCAAACAAACCGcacaagaaataaaaatggaaagGATAAAAAAGGAATTACACCATCCACCTTTTAATATAAAagatatgttttttattttatatctttacggaataaaatttttaaaaaagttcttTTCTCCACCTTTGCTCTTCAATTTGTAAATTCGGTGATCGGAAAATTCAAAGCCTCGTTGAAAAAGTTAAAACTTTCCATATTCCGATGAGCTTTTCTAGATTCCGAcgaactttttcttttaacaaaattctgatttttgtaaaaaagcttttttttttcttctcatctcaagtcaaaaaCTCATTAAGCTTTTGGATCAAAactcaaactttatttttttaaaaagagaaatACCTTTTATATTTTAGAGAAATCTGCTTCTAAATTTTGTTTTCTAAATAGTATACATGCAtgtctttttcaaaaaaaaaaaaaccttgatgAAGCTTGGATTTCTTATTTTTGGTTCAGTATTTTCTAGATTTACCcatgaatgttttattttaaaaataaaactatttcatTACAATTCTTAATTAACTTGAaactaaaaaaagttatttttgaaataaatttttaaaacttaatatcTTTTATTGGTTTTTCATTGATACTGTTTTTAATATTAGTAACcaaatgttttaatgaaatactaacttaaaaatatttaataattacaatACCTTGTAATTAATTCAACATTAGACAAAGCACAttgcatttttttttttggtaatccattatttatctattatttatctatttaaccTTACATTACGTAACCATGGAATTAATGTTAGTTTACCTAGTAATTAATCCATTACGTAACCATTATTTACCTAGTAATTAATccaaatgttttttttaagaaaatacatTACGTAACCATTGAATTAATGTTagtttaattagataaattagcACGATGACTACAACCctatttaaaaactcataatcaAATTGAACCTGTAAACCAAAAAAACGAGATTCACGTACAATTTAAAAACTAACCATAAATTTCAGATATTAGGCAATAATAACTAAAACTATAGTTTATACATATTCTAAATCgaacccaaaaaaataataagatacaattatttttaaatgagaaattaaattaataatttatttaccaTTTTCAATTGAAGTTTAATTCAagatttaaagtattttaaattacaaattttcatgtattttacttcaaatttatcACTTCAaacctcaattttaaaatttaaaacaatatacATTGTGatgattataattatttaaattaaaaaagaaattaactaTACTATGTGTCAATAAAATAAACCTTAACgtcaattaaaaacttaaaacctTGTAATATATACTATatctatatataatttaaaagaaaaaaaaattatatgtactCACAAATACATTAAATCTTATTTTTAGTCTATTAGTTGCAATTATTCGGATTTTAAAGATAAAAACAAATTTGCTAGCAATAATCACAAACCTAAAAATTCTCCAAGAAATTATTACTTATAATCTAtaaaaccaaaatgaaaatgtattagttttaaaattatattttgatatagttatAAACATGAAactttgtataattttgattcaattatacacattaaaaaaataaatatatcaaattttttatataaaataaatataattatttatgtatgtaatatataaacataaaataatatttattaataattatattctgaaaattaaattaaataaaaatttcacatataaaattatacaaatataaaaacTACACGATTGACTAAAATTCATTTATAACAAATGACTAGAtaccttaatttcataaaaaaaaacactataaattacaaaaattaaataattaacattttatCTCTAGCTATCTTAGGAGAatctcaaatttatttatatataaatataattgcagtgttctttttttttcctttaaccTCGAATGAATGAATCTCAAACTTCAAAATAAGATTCGAACCATACTTCCTCTGAAAATTTATACTAGTTATCCAAACGTTTTGTTGTAAAGCTATAATTTGTAAAGAAGCTTATCATCCAGGACTCCAGTTCTAAATGCATAATGAGAGCAATAATCAGAAGCTACAATTTCAGTTGCGCAAGCAACCAAGACTAGCTTCATATCATGCCTCTAGACAGGATACATGCTTGGGCTTCGCCGGTCCCGCTGTCCCATCAACTCAAATATTGCCCCATCCAAGCTATTATAGGTAAAACAATATCTGGGACCTTCTATGTCAGCAACAACACCCTACCGGGAATCCATTTCCCATCACAATATCTTGTTTTCTACTTTTTCATGAGCGCCAAATGTTATTGAAGAGAGAAAACCATTTCATGAGTCTCGACAGAACAACACCAACCATTCCATTTGTTCCCCTGCCTAAGGCAAAGGTTTCTCAACCAATGAGACCAACACAGGGATAAGGGAGAGGTATCAGAGCAGCAAGTTTAGTAGAAGCTGGAGACGTTAATGGCCATTGTACCTGCAGTTCAGGACTACATAGCCATTGTACCTGCAGTTTGAAATCTCATATCATCCAACATTTGCGGTTAATGGCCCCATCATCTGCTATGCAAGTAAAGGAACAACAATCTATTCTATATGAAGTTAGACAGAGGGGAACTATACAAGAGGAAAAAGATTACACACAATTTAAGATAAGGtaaaaacaaatttataaaagCACAAGAAATCAAGAAAAAGGTTGTCTCGCATAAAACTAAATAAGAAATAGTCACCATAAAACATCAGTCAATTTAAGAGAAAAAGTACGAAATCGTTATTGTTTAACAcagttgaaaacctgaaaggcATTGTGTCCTCTGCCAGGAAATTCTAACCGTTCCCCCAACAATTTTCAAGAAACAAATCTTCAAGCCGAAATAGTACATCTTTTTAAAACAAGTGGAGGGGAAAGTActaaatagaaacaaaaatacaGGTTTGAGGTTTCTGATCTTTATAGTAGGCAAATAGTAGCAACTTTTGGTTACAAATTTAAAGACCACGTTTGCATGAGTTCCTGAACTTCAGAATCACCAGAGTCGAAAACAAAATGATTGGTGCATCTAGGGAGAATCTGCACAatgaataaaatcataaaaaaaaaacaagtttcaaaaacaaaagatttATGGAAAAAGATCCATGAAAAAACCAAAATGAAACTTCATACCTTTGGCAAAACCAAATAAGATTTTTAACATAGTTTAACCAACTAAAACTCAAACTACAAAAAGTGTGATGAAGGCAAGTGGAACGTTTCAGAATAATTTTAGAAATGAGGTAACTAAAATTACAAATACAATTTAACAAaatatagataataaaaaaaaattgtaataagcCTTATGTATAGTCAGAAACAATAAGATTTAATAATATCCACCATCTTAAAAGGAATAATCTATCTCAACACCGCCAGGCAGCttgtaaaattagcattaaacagtTGACTTCAAAGTAAAACATACCGCGAGCTGTTGTCTTTCAATTGTGCTGCATGTAAACATAATATAAGCCCTAGTGGTGAATTATTTACAAGCCGTCAGCCGTCAACAACTAAATTCTGTTGACAGTTAACAACAAATCTCCACGTCCTTCAGAAACTAAATGCAAACCTGTACTAATTTTTAAGCGATTCTTTTTCAACTAGGCAATAACCAAACCTGATACTAGACACAGCCATCCTCACGCTGTGAGATCATGTTTAGTCATGCAGCATAACGTGTCAATTAAATTGGATTTCTCATTTGCTAGGTCTATTATGGATAAAGATCATGCAAACATATCAATTAACATGTAAAAATTATATTCAGTTACCTTAGGGCTTACCTACTATCCCATGTAAGGAGCACCGCCACCAGGTTGAGTCCTGCCAGCACCTCCCTGCCCCATCTGTGGGTTCTGATACCCACCCTGTACTCCCATCTGGTTCCCATAGCCTCCGGCAACCTGACTCCCATAACCTGCAGCAGGTGCTCCCTGGTTCACAGGGGCACCGCTAAGCCCTCCAAGCAGATTACCAAGCCCCAAACCAGCTCCCTGAGAGGCTAGCAATGCAGTCAAAGCCTGTCCAAGCACAGGGTTTAAAGCTGGTGCAGCAGCAGCCACCCCAGGGTTAAACCCAGCAGCAGCAACTCCAGGGTTGAACCCCACTCCCACTGCAGCAGGCCCAGATGGAGCCATCAAATGGCCAGTTTCTGATCCACTAGACGAGTATTTCCCCTTCTTAGAGTGATGGTAACGAGACTGATTTTGATGTTGTCCTTGCTGATGATGCTGCTGGTATTGCTGATGATGCCCGGTAGAAGCACCTCCACCAAACCCGCCTTTCGTCTGTTTTGGCCCATCAATGGCCTTCTGGCAATGCAAAACATGACCTTCAAAATTCTTATGAGGCTCCTCTAAGGCCTTCCTTGCACTCTCAATTGACCTGTATACAAAAAGTGCAAAGCCTTTCGGTTTCCCTGTATGCTTATCAAGCCCCAATGGACCTTCCTCAATTTCCCCAAACTGTTTAAAAAACTCAAGCAACTTCTCTGGGTCCATTTCAGCTGACACGTTACTAACAAAAATCTTCCTCTGAGTGTACTCAGACACAGGTGGAGCAGTAGGAGGCGGTGCAGGAACCGGCCCTTGCGAAGCCAACTGGCAAGAAGTAGTTCTATTCCCAATCTTCTTCTGCGGCTGTTTCAGAGCCCGGCGTGCTCCACTCCGATGTTTAAAGAGGATAAAAGCATAGCCCTTGGATTTCCCGGACACCCTATCGGTAACCGCTTTGCATTCTTCGATTTCCCCGTATTTAGAAAACTCGGCGGTGAGGGTTTCAGCAGTCGTATCCCAGCTAAGACCATGTACGAAGATCTTCCGTTGAGCCGGGTCCACATCCGCAAGCTCCCGAACCGACGAGATGAATTCCGGGTGCTTCTCGACCGCTTTCTTAATAAGGGTAATCAATTGATCTTGCCCAAAAGGTTCTAGAAGCTTCTCGAACGGCTCGTCGTCCAATTCCTCGTCTTGACTCGTTCCTTTTGGAGCTCCATTTTGAACGGCGGCGTTGGAAGAACCGACTAGGGTTTGGTTTTCGGCTTCTTCATCGTCGTCGTCTTCTTCGTTCTCCTCttcctcctcttcctcttccAGTTCcacttcctcttcttcttcaaccTCCTCTTCTACTTCCTCTTCCACTTCCTGTAGTTTCTGTTCCTCTTCTACTTTCGGTTTCGGATCTTCGGGTATGTATTCCTGATGTTGTTGTTGCTCTTCCTCTTTGATTGATTGAGGATCCGCGGTTTCCTTAGTGGGTTCGACCGCAGAAGATCGTTGCTTTCGCTTCTTGGCCATGGAGAGAACGAAGATTCGAAAAATTGGCTTCTTAGGGAAGAACTAGGGTTTCTGGGAAAATGGCGGAACTCAGCAATCACTCACGTCATCTGACTCGTTATGGAGCTTGGTTTTAGGGTCGGATCTGCGCCCATGATTTTATTCGGACCCAATGAAAGATGGACTGGGCTTCcttttgtgtttttatatattttaacgtgatttttatcatttttatttattattattattaatgtatatattatataaaaacagCTCCTAAAAGAATTTTTAGGAGTTAATAGGGCATTTTAGACGATATCAAAAAATATTAAGGATGTTTTAGgtcttataaaaaattaatagggataatttagacattaaattttaataagggCAATATTagatattttgtaaaaaattcatttatttatgttttaaattgtttttattaaatgtatatagatatattaaactgaatattattttactttttatgtaGATACGTgtttgtatatataatataaaataattattttagttaaacattaattttttattgaaataatacaGTTATTTAATACATGTGATTAATAAATACGTTAAAATGATTtgttctaaattttatatataattttctagttgcattgataaaaaaaagttttgacatatataattaaaattaaataaaatatttatatctataatttttatataaatcttTTTCTATTCCCTCTTAATCCTTTAGGTTTAACGAGGTAAAacaatatttttagtttaattcttAAACAACAATTTTTATCGATCATTTTACCATTAAAGGCCCATTTCCAATTTTATTTATGGAAATGGGtcaattttttcattatttaccgGAAAAAACCGATTTTAGCAAAACGCGCTCACATAAGAGCGTTTTTGGGAGAAATTTTAGCAAAACGCGTCCCTTTGGAGCGATTTTGCCACATCAGCAGAGCGTGTCCAATGgctatttaattttttgacaatTGGATGGTCCAACggaaaaaaaaacctataaaacCCCCTCCTATTTTTCACacattattttttcaattttctctcaaatttctcaaagctctctttaattttggcaaaaaaaaagctctctttaatttttttttgaattagtattttttttaatttcaaaaatatttgatcgtgttagcaatagCCGGGGAATTAATTTGtctcgatcataaacatatcttcgtcgaacaaatgaaaatggtaagggttaattttaattttttaatattatttaatatttttcatttatgtaattttaattaatttttattttataaatttttataacagtctgtagatcgggtgttacaatgctatattcgtaatatgtctagtcctccatcaccgttgatagagAATTACTTGCGGGATGCaagtttttggcacgtggccatTATAGGTCAGGGtacaagttggacccgaaactcatcagtgcattgatagagaggtggagacccgagacgcacacattccatatTCCATGCGAAGAGTGTACCATCACTTTGGAGGACGTGCAGTTACAATTGGGATTGCCTGTGGATGGGTCCGCATTCACCGAGTTCGTCCAATCTGCTGATTGGGGAGCCGTATGTTACGATCTTTTGGGTGTGATTCTGGATAATATTtacggaggtcggatcgagatgggctggttacgagataTATTCTCGGAGCCGGGGAATGATTCgactgaagtagaaagaatacCATATGATCGAGCATACATtcttgagatgattggaggttatctgatgccggacttaTCATGAAACCTCATACATTTGAGGTGGctactgaaactcgttgattttagagtagCTGGCGAATTTAGTTaggggtctgccgtgttggcaacattgtatcgAGAAATGTACAGGGCGACGCCACCAACTAAAGCCAAAATcagaggttgcctatcactactacaatcatgggctcaGTTTCGCTTTCTATTTTTACTGTAACAACCTAATTTCCAGTGGTTTCGAAAAcaatgattcgagatcactaaatccgaccaatgagttaaaatttaataaactaataattatgggtcaagtgtgaatttagaagaatttttgaattagtgaattttgtgatttaaaaagaatttaataggtaaattgggtctaaaatgaagtatcgagacctcgagttcataaaccaagccataaatatttttataaatatttatggagtgtcattgagttagtataaaagtttcgttagaaaattttaatgtttggatagtcaattaattaaaaaggactaaattgaaaatagtgcaaaatttgttaaattgtgattaaatagcttaagtgataaACACGGGCTAAAACGCGTCCCTGGGGAAGCGATTTTGCCACGTCAACAAAACGCGTCCACGTGGGCGCGCTTTGTGCTGGCATGGCAAAATCACTCCCCCAGGAACGCATTTTGCTGAAATTTCCCCCAAAAAGCTCCTACATGGACGCATTTTGCTAAAATCGGCCATtttcgataaataataaaaaaaattttgtccATTTCCGTAAATAAGGTTGGAAATGGGCCTTTgatggtaaaatggtcatttttatcgattactttttattatttattgtcacTCTCTCCTCATTTAcgtataaattattaatttataattaataaaaaataatttaattgagaaattataaGATATGtgatttttaacaataaaaatgttCTCAAACTTTTCGAACTTcctaattattaaatataaatgttGAAATTGAATCCtgtttttatcattaattttttaaatattaactaattacctctcttataaattatttattctcTTTATTTGTTATTACATCTTAGAAAGCCCTTAAATTCATGGAATTCTTTTTCGTTTTTATTAGATTTGCGTAGTGTTATTTTTGGCCTTTAACTttacaaaattgaaaatttgttatTACATGAAcgaattcaaatattattatctaaattgaaaattttttaaaattaagtaactAAAACAGGAATGTAGacatagttgagtgaccatttgtatagtttacccttaattttatataatgcaagttaaatcatatataaaaataaaacaaaattatattacaaAAGCATAAAAATGAGTTGGGTCAGATTAGACTCAGACCTTGAGTGTTGAAACTCAAATCCAACTTATATTTTAAATGGGttctttttttgcccaaaccaATTTTTTTAGGTATTGTACTTTTGTTTAAAGTTTAAACCCTCTCATATTTTGCACAAACATTTGGAATTGGACAAGTAACTTAACCTGTGAATAGGtctagtttatatttttttggtgaTGAATCAAGTTTGATAATGAACCTCGTGGAGAAGTGAGATGTGCTTAGATGCTTTTCAAGTTCTTGAGCTAAGGGTGCTTACGTTTATGCTCAGGAGCACTATCTAATGCTAATGTTAATCTATGATCAGAGATCAGATACAGGGATTAAGATCTCTAACCTTTATGC
The genomic region above belongs to Gossypium hirsutum isolate 1008001.06 chromosome D05, Gossypium_hirsutum_v2.1, whole genome shotgun sequence and contains:
- the LOC107906206 gene encoding UBP1-associated protein 2B translates to MAKKRKQRSSAVEPTKETADPQSIKEEEQQQHQEYIPEDPKPKVEEEQKLQEVEEEVEEEVEEEEEVELEEEEEEEENEEDDDDEEAENQTLVGSSNAAVQNGAPKGTSQDEELDDEPFEKLLEPFGQDQLITLIKKAVEKHPEFISSVRELADVDPAQRKIFVHGLSWDTTAETLTAEFSKYGEIEECKAVTDRVSGKSKGYAFILFKHRSGARRALKQPQKKIGNRTTSCQLASQGPVPAPPPTAPPVSEYTQRKIFVSNVSAEMDPEKLLEFFKQFGEIEEGPLGLDKHTGKPKGFALFVYRSIESARKALEEPHKNFEGHVLHCQKAIDGPKQTKGGFGGGASTGHHQQYQQHHQQGQHQNQSRYHHSKKGKYSSSGSETGHLMAPSGPAAVGVGFNPGVAAAGFNPGVAAAAPALNPVLGQALTALLASQGAGLGLGNLLGGLSGAPVNQGAPAAGYGSQVAGGYGNQMGVQGGYQNPQMGQGGAGRTQPGGGAPYMG